In a single window of the Nocardioides sp. L-11A genome:
- a CDS encoding GNAT family N-acetyltransferase yields the protein MEIHPFGPDDTAALAAWTDLVNAIGAFDAPWERPMTTAIAEARWRHGWDGEPGTPFLARVGEEVVGWAAISTSEYDNLHLAWLELGVHPDHRRQGHGSVLLARLEAEARSAGRTSIAVDAWESEAADGFAKAHGLDRKSAEINRRQVVAEIDWPALDGRYDEALPHAAGYVLERLLGPTPDDGLEALAEMASAINDAPTDDLDYEDEVFSGERMRAYETAVEAHGDRLYRVVARHVATGELAAQTVVAVSRAEPTWGDQHDTSVTRAHRGHRLGLLLKTDMLRWLRDAEPALATIDTWNAESNDRMIEVNEVLAYRVMGRAWAYQRSL from the coding sequence ATGGAGATCCATCCGTTCGGCCCTGACGACACTGCGGCCCTCGCCGCCTGGACCGACCTGGTCAACGCGATCGGCGCGTTCGACGCCCCCTGGGAGCGGCCGATGACCACCGCGATCGCCGAGGCCCGGTGGCGCCACGGCTGGGACGGTGAGCCCGGCACGCCGTTCCTCGCCCGTGTGGGGGAGGAGGTCGTCGGCTGGGCCGCGATCTCGACCAGCGAGTACGACAATCTGCACCTGGCCTGGCTCGAGCTGGGTGTCCACCCCGACCACCGGCGCCAGGGCCACGGTTCCGTCCTGCTCGCCCGGCTCGAGGCCGAGGCCCGGAGCGCGGGCCGGACCAGCATCGCGGTCGACGCGTGGGAGTCCGAGGCCGCCGACGGCTTCGCCAAGGCGCACGGCCTGGACCGCAAGTCCGCCGAGATCAACCGCCGCCAGGTCGTCGCCGAGATCGACTGGCCGGCCCTGGACGGTCGCTACGACGAGGCGCTGCCCCATGCGGCCGGGTACGTCCTGGAGCGCCTCCTCGGCCCGACGCCCGATGACGGCCTCGAGGCGCTCGCCGAGATGGCGTCCGCCATCAACGACGCACCGACCGATGACCTCGACTACGAGGACGAGGTGTTCAGTGGTGAGCGGATGCGGGCCTACGAGACCGCGGTCGAGGCGCACGGCGACCGGCTCTACCGGGTCGTCGCCCGCCATGTCGCGACCGGGGAGCTCGCTGCCCAGACCGTCGTCGCCGTCTCCCGGGCCGAGCCGACGTGGGGTGACCAGCACGACACGTCCGTCACGCGCGCGCACCGCGGCCACCGCCTCGGTCTGCTGCTCAAGACCGACATGCTGCGCTGGCTGCGCGACGCCGAGCCGGCGCTGGCGACCATCGACACCTGGAACGCCGAGTCCAACGACAGGATGATCGAGGTGAACGAGGTGCTCGCCTACCGGGTCATGGGCCGGGCGTGGGCCTACCAGCGGTCCCTGTGA